Proteins co-encoded in one Lacerta agilis isolate rLacAgi1 chromosome 6, rLacAgi1.pri, whole genome shotgun sequence genomic window:
- the LOC117049054 gene encoding 60S ribosomal protein L27a-like: MPSRLRKTRKLRGHVSHGHGRIGKHRKHPGGRGNAGGLHHHRINFDKYHPGYFGKVGMRHYHLKKNQHFCPTVNLDKLWTLVSEQTRLKYAKNPAGLSPVIDVVRSGYYKVLGKGKLPKQPVIVKAKFFSRKAEEKIKAVGGACVLVA, translated from the exons ATG CCTTCAAGACTGAGGAAGACCAGGAAACTGCGAGGTCACGTCAGCCACGGCCATGGTCGTATTG GTAAGCATAGAAAGCATCCTGGAGGACGTGGTAATGCTGGAGGCCTGCACCACCACAGAATTAACTTTGATAAATA CCATCCTGGTTATTTTGGAAAGGTTGGTATGAGACATTACCACTTGAAGAAAAACCAGCACTTCTGTCCCACAGTCAACCTGGATAAACTGTGGACACTTGTTAGTGAGCAGACAAGGCTCAAGTATGCCAAAAATCCAGCCGGATTATCACCTGTAATTGATGTTGTGCGCTCA GGTTATTACAAAGTCCTGGGCAAGGGGAAACTGCCCAAACAGCCTGTAATTGTGAAAGCAAAGTTCTTCAGcagaaaagcagaagaaaaaataaaagcagttggTGGAGCTTGTGTGCTAGTAGCATAA